The following is a genomic window from Flavobacteriales bacterium.
ATGTTGCTTCGCGAATATTTGAACGCCAAAGGCTACGAAACCACCTTGGCCGAAAACGGAAAGATCGGCTACGAAAAGTTTTCGCAGGGCGGATTTGACATCTGCATTTTGGATGTGATGATGCCCGTAAAAGATGGCTTCACATTGGCTGAAGAAATACGTCAGACAGACAAGCAAATGCCGATCATTTTCCTTACTGCCAAAAGCATGAAGGATGATAAAGTGAAAGGATTTACGGCCGGTGCAGACGATTACATAACCAAACCGTTCAGCATGGATGAGCTTCTTATGCGTATGCAAGCCGTGCTAAGAAGAACGCTGCCAGAAACCGCCAAAGCCAAAAAGAAAGCTTCGCTGACAGTTGGCAAATTCGTGTTCGATTACGACCGACAGGTACTTCTTATTGATGGTGAAGAAAAACGCCTCACCACCAAGGAAGCCGATCTGCTTCACATGCTATGCGAGAACCGCTACGATGTACTGGATCGTAATTACGCGCTCAACAAAATTTGGGGCGATGACAATTACTTCAACTCACGCAGCATGGACGTTTACATTGCCAAATTGCGCAAATACCTTTCACTCGACCCAGAAGTGGAGTTGGTGAACGTGCACGGAAAAGGATTTAAGCTGCTGGCGAAGGAGTAAATCAGTTAGAAGTTGATAGAGTAGATGAAGTTGACAGGTCTAATAACCAATCAACTTTGTAAACCAACTAAACTATAAACTAAGTCACAGACTTCCTGTTCTTCCGCCATCAACCGGAACATTGATTCCATTGATGTAACCCGCAAGCGGTGATGCTAGGAACGTAGCTGCTGCTGCCACTTCCCAAGGTTGAGCAAAGCGCTTTGCAGGAACTTCAGCTTTCATATGTGCAGAAACTTCTGCTTCGCTGCTTCCAGATTTCGCAGCCTTGTTGGAGATAATACTTGAAAGTCGTTCGGTTTCGGTAGCGCCTGGCAGCACATTATTCACCGTAATTCCGAATTCGCCCAGCTCATTCGCAAGCGTTTTGCTCCAACTGGCAACCGCTCCGCGAATGGTGTTCGAAACACCCAGACCATGCAGCGGAATCTTCACAGAAGTAGAAATGATGTTGATGATGCGACCGTATTTCTCGGCTTTCATGCCATCAACCAAAGCCTGAACCAGAATATGATTGCACATAAGATGCGAACGGAAAGCCGCTTCAAATTCATTCAGCTCGGCATCAATGGCCTTTCCGCCTGCCGGACCGCCTGTGTTGTTGAGTAGAATGTGGTAAGGCGCAGCTGATTTCATGTGGTTTTCCAGCACAATTTTCAGCGCTTCCGGTTTGCTGAAATCTGCCACGAGGTAACTGTGGCTTTGGCCTTCGACAGTTGCCAATTCCCTTAAAACTGATTTCAATTTTTCCTCGTTACGCGCCAGAAGAGTGACACTTGCACCGGTTTCGGCCAATTGCAAGGCTACTGCTTTTCCAATTCCTGCCGTGCTTCCGCAAACCAAGGCACGCTTTCCTTTAAGATCGATCTTCATGATTGAGATTTGGTCAAAACTACTTGAATTTCCTTACTTTGATCGGAACAAAAACAACGCTATGGCTATTCAAAAACCGTTCAATCTTCAGAAGTGGATAGATGATAATCGCAACCTTTTGAAGCCACCAGTAAGCAACAAGAATCTGTATACAGAATCAGGCGATTACATCGTGATGATCGTTGGCGGACCTAATGCGCGCAAGGATTATCACTACAACGAGACGGAAGAACTTTTCTACCAACTGGAAGGCGACATCAACGTGCGGATACAGGAAGATGGAAAAGCCGTTGACGTTCCTATAAAAGCGGGAGAAATGTTCCTGTTGCCAGCCAATGTTCCGCATTCGCCCATGCGAAGCGAAGGCTCCGTGGGTTTGGTGATTGAACGCGTGCGAAAAGGAACCGACATGCAAGATGGACTGATGTGGTTCTGCGATAAATGCAATCACAAATTGCACGAATACAAGTTTCCCCTTTCCAATATTGAGAACGATTTCCTTCCTCGATTCCGTGATTTCTACGCTTCGGAAGAACTGAGAACCTGCAAAAACTGTGGGCATGTGATGGAATCCGACCCAAGATTC
Proteins encoded in this region:
- a CDS encoding response regulator transcription factor, which encodes MSAEKIKVLLTEDDPNLGMLLREYLNAKGYETTLAENGKIGYEKFSQGGFDICILDVMMPVKDGFTLAEEIRQTDKQMPIIFLTAKSMKDDKVKGFTAGADDYITKPFSMDELLMRMQAVLRRTLPETAKAKKKASLTVGKFVFDYDRQVLLIDGEEKRLTTKEADLLHMLCENRYDVLDRNYALNKIWGDDNYFNSRSMDVYIAKLRKYLSLDPEVELVNVHGKGFKLLAKE
- a CDS encoding 3-hydroxyanthranilate 3,4-dioxygenase, with the protein product MAIQKPFNLQKWIDDNRNLLKPPVSNKNLYTESGDYIVMIVGGPNARKDYHYNETEELFYQLEGDINVRIQEDGKAVDVPIKAGEMFLLPANVPHSPMRSEGSVGLVIERVRKGTDMQDGLMWFCDKCNHKLHEYKFPLSNIENDFLPRFRDFYASEELRTCKNCGHVMESDPRFV
- a CDS encoding SDR family oxidoreductase, yielding MKIDLKGKRALVCGSTAGIGKAVALQLAETGASVTLLARNEEKLKSVLRELATVEGQSHSYLVADFSKPEALKIVLENHMKSAAPYHILLNNTGGPAGGKAIDAELNEFEAAFRSHLMCNHILVQALVDGMKAEKYGRIINIISTSVKIPLHGLGVSNTIRGAVASWSKTLANELGEFGITVNNVLPGATETERLSSIISNKAAKSGSSEAEVSAHMKAEVPAKRFAQPWEVAAAATFLASPLAGYINGINVPVDGGRTGSL